The nucleotide window ATTGCCTCAATACGCCACTCCACACCTGGTGTAGGACTTATTTCTCCACCACCTCATCATGATATATATTCAATTGAAGATTTATCACAACTTATCTTTGATCTAAAGCGCTCCAATCCATCAGCACGCATTAGTGTAAAATTAGTCGCAGAAGTAGGTGTGGGCACGATTGCTGCAGGTGTTGTTAAAGCAAAATCGGACCATATTGTTATCGCTGGTCACGACGGCGGTACAGGTGCTTCTCCACTAACCTCAATCAAACATGCAGGCTTGCCATGGGAGTTGGGGTTAGCTGAAACTCATCAAACATTAGTAATGAATGGGTTGCGTTCACGAATAGTTGTTCAAATAGATGGACAATTAAAAACAGGTAGAGATGTTGCCATTGGTATTCTTTTGGGTGCTGAAGAATTTGGATTTTCAACTGCACCCCTAATCACATTAGGTTGTATTATGATGCGTAAATGCCATCTAAATACTTGTCCAGTTGGTATTGCTACACAAGATATAGAATTACGTAAAAAATTTACAGGCAAGCCTGAACACGTAGTTAACTACTTATTTATGGTAGCTCAAGAATTACGTTTAATAATGGCAGAACTTGGTTTTAAAACTGTTAATGAGATGATTGGTCGTGTTGATATGTTACAAATGAATCAAATACTTAATCATTGGAAACAAGGAACTATTAACTTAGATGCATTATTAACGCCTGCCAAAAAACCTAACAAACATACAGATACTTATCAAACTGTTACCCAAGACCATCAATTAAATCAACAAATTGACAATAAACTAATCGCAAAATCAAAATTAGCTGTTAAAAATACCGAAAAGGTTTATATAAATTCTATTATCACTAACGTTGATCGTGCTGTAGGTACAATGTTATCCTCATATATTGTTAAAACAAGAGGTACTAATAACTTACAAGACGACACTATTCATATTAATTTTAAAGGCTCAGCAGGACAATCTCTTGGTGCATTCCTAGCAAAAGGCGTTACCTTAGAAGTTGAGGGCGATGCTAATGACTATGTTGGAAAAGGGATTTCAGGAGGTTGTATTATTGTTTATCCACCTAAAAATTCAACCTTTAACGCTGAAAATGAAATTATTGCTGGCAACGTTTGTGGTTATGGTGCAACTGCTGGTGAAATATATTTATCGGGCTGTGTATCTGAACGCTTCTGTGTACGTAATTCAGGAGCTATCGCTGTAGCAGAAGGAGTTGGTGACCATGGTTGTGAATATATGACTGGTGGTCGAGCTATTATTCTAGGTGAAGTTGGTCGTAACTTTGGCGCTGGTATGAGTGGGGGTATTGCTTATATTTATAACCCACATCATACATTTGAATCTATGGCCAATCCAATCATGATTGACCTTGACCCTATGGATAGTGAAACGCAAATAGAATTGAAACAATACATAAATAATCACGCTAAATATACTGGCTCAAAAATAGCTACACGTATTCTTGACAACTGGCACAGTGAAATCAAACACTTTATTAAAATCATGCCAAAAGATTTCAAACGTGTTTTAGCCAAAAAAATTACATCAAACCAATTCCAACAAAAATAAAACAATAACTAAAATATATTATAAACCATAATGACAGCTTACTTTGTAAGCATTAGTATGTATTCCTTTGTAAAACAATAAAATTATAGGTATAAAAATTTTTCTCATCAGGTTTATGAGATTCACGACTAAGTTCGATAAATTTAGTACGGTCAAATTCTGGAAAGTACGCATCGCCATCAAACATACCTTTAACTTCAGTGATATACAATCTATCAACTTTATCTATTATTTGATCGTAAAAAGATGAACCGCCCACAATCATCAGTTCATTGTCATTATTAGCCAAACTTAATGCTACGTCAATACTACTAACAACCTCACAGTTATCGGCTTTAAATTTAGTGTTTTTACTCACAATAATATTACGACGATTAGGTAATGACCTACCAATAGAGTCATGAGTCTTACGCCCCATTAAAATTGTTTTTCCTATTGTTATCTTCTTAAAATAAGCCAAATCAGCTGGTAAATACCAAGGCAAAGAATTATCTTTACCAATCAAATAGTTGTCATCCATCGCGACAATAATAGATAATTTCATAGAAAAGGTTTCGAATAAAGTAAAATACAGCCTATTTTACAAACTATTAATCATCATGATCTCATTAATTCTAGCCTCAAATTCACCTTTTAGAAAAACATTACTTGCCAAACTAGGTTTAGCCTTCGATACACATCCGCCAAAAATTGATGAATCAAGAAAAAAGGGTGAAACACCTGAGAAATTAGTTTACCGTCTAGCTCAGGAAAAAGCCAGAGAAATAGGAAAAACACACAGTGGTTTAATCATTGCTTCTGACCAAGTAGCAACCATTAATAATGGCTTTAATAATGATGATAACATACTAACCAAACCAAAAAACCATAAGGAAGCCATTAAACAACTACAGCAAAATTCTTGTAATACAGTAAATTTTCTTACAAGTTTGTCACTTTTAAATACAAACACAGGTAATATGCAAACTAAAGTTGAAATATTTAAGGTAATTTTTAAAAAATTGAATATTGATCAAATTAACCATTATCTTAAAAAAGAAACTCCTTATAACTGCGCAGGTAGTTTTAAATCTGAAAGCCTAGGTATTGGCTTATTTAAATGCATGATTGGTAATGATCCAAATAGTTTAATTGGTTTACCGCTTATTCAACTCATTACAATGCTAGAAAATGAAGGTATTGACATTCTAACTGACAATATTTAGATATGATGCCATATCTCTATTCCAACAAAGTTAAATGCTTTGAATTAGGTCGAAAAATGTATTGGGGTTCACTATATGGTAGTGCAGATGCATTGGCATTAATTGAATTCGCCAACCAACAACATATCATTTTAGTAATTGCTAATGATATTGTACATTTTGATAATTTTTATAAATCTTTAAAGTTTTATAACACTGACCTAGAAATTTTAAAATTTGATAATTGGGAAGTTCTTGCCTATGATTACTTCTCACCTCATCCTGATATTACCTCCAGTAGATTAAAAACCTTATCAAAACTTAAAAGTCTTAAACGAGGTATTGTTATCACCACGTTAGAGTCGTTATTTTCACACTTATGTCCACTAGAGTTTAGCAAAAAATATAGCTTAAATATTCGTATTAATGACAAAATTAATCCTGATACTTTTAGTGAAAAATTACTAAAAATTGGATACAAGCATGTAATCACAGTAATGGAGCATGGTGAGTTTAATATGCGTAATTCATTGATTGATCTATACCCGATGGGTACAAAAACAGCTTATCGAATTAATTTATTTAACCAAAAAGTGGAATCCATTCGCGCCTTTAACACTTCAACTCAACGTTCTAAAACTAAAATACCTGAAATTACACTATTGCCTGCTAGAGAGTTTGCAACAGATAATACTAGTATTGAATACTTTAAAACTAATTATAAAAAAATATTTAATGATAATGGTTTTATTTATACCGAAGTTAGTGAAGGAAGATTACCAGGTGGTATTGAGTTCTATTTACCATTGTTTTTTCACACAACAAATACCTTATTTGACTATCTAGCAGATAATACTATTAT belongs to Candidatus Vesicomyosocius okutanii and includes:
- a CDS encoding dihydrofolate reductase gives rise to the protein MKLSIIVAMDDNYLIGKDNSLPWYLPADLAYFKKITIGKTILMGRKTHDSIGRSLPNRRNIIVSKNTKFKADNCEVVSSIDVALSLANNDNELMIVGGSSFYDQIIDKVDRLYITEVKGMFDGDAYFPEFDRTKFIELSRESHKPDEKNFYTYNFIVLQRNTY
- a CDS encoding Maf family protein — translated: MISLILASNSPFRKTLLAKLGLAFDTHPPKIDESRKKGETPEKLVYRLAQEKAREIGKTHSGLIIASDQVATINNGFNNDDNILTKPKNHKEAIKQLQQNSCNTVNFLTSLSLLNTNTGNMQTKVEIFKVIFKKLNIDQINHYLKKETPYNCAGSFKSESLGIGLFKCMIGNDPNSLIGLPLIQLITMLENEGIDILTDNI